GGGGCTCCAGTTGCTTCAGCAATTTCTTGCGATCAACCTGGGAATTTTCATCCAGCGCCAGCAGTATCCGCTGCACCCGGTGCCTGGGCAAATGCTTGGCGATGTGATTGATGCTGACTACCGGCAGGCCATTGATCATGGATTTGTGGTTGGCACGGTCAAACGTCACAAAAACTACCGGTCGATACTCCGTGCCCTGTTCCAGAGCTGAGGCCAGTTGCATGCCGGTTTCGCCAGCACCCACGATGGCTACTGCCTCTTTGGCACGCTGCCTGGGATGGTTCACGATCATCCGTACACCCAGGCGGGTGCCGCTCACGAACAAGAAGGCCAAGGCACCATAAATGATGGGCACGGAACGCGGCACAAACACCTGAAGCAGATACCCCAACACGATCAGTGTCGTAGCAGACGCCACAACACCATAGATAATCGTCAGAAAGGCCTTGTCGCCAAGATAGCGAATCACCGCCCGATACAACCCGAGGCGGATAAATATCGCAATGGTGAACACGACCGTTATCGCCGCAACCGTCAGCTGACCTTGCGTTGGCAACCAGAGATGTTGCTCAAGCCGCAGCGCGAACGCTGCCCAGATAGCAAAGAACAGGACGAACGCGTCAGAAAGTACAGAAACAACCCGCTTCTGAAACCTGGGTAGATTTAGAAAGGCCTTAACAAAAAAATTACTGCCCGGGTGTTTATTCGGTTTATCTCTGCTCACACGACTCCTCCGCTCTCACAATCATTTCCTTACTTCGCCGAGTATAGAACCGGCCCACCGGGAACATGGAATTAAACATCTGAAACCCTTCAGCCCCGGGATTGAGGCAACGCAATATTATGTCTCTAACGCTATTACCTACCCACCAGTCGCCCAACGATCTCTTTAATCGCACGACTACTCCCATCAAGCGCATCGGTGTTTGGAAGCCAGTACCGCCAGGCCGGCAGATCACGTATCTCGTGGTCCGTAGCAGCCGGAATCACCTCCAGCCCCTGGGCTTCAAACAGCGCTTTGGAACGAGACATATGTAGCGCAGAAGTTACCAGCAGTATGCGGTTTATGCCTCGGCTTGCAAGAATATCCGCCGTGAACCCCGCATTCTGGGTGGTATTCCGGCTGCGCTCTTCCAGCAGCATGGCGGAATCCGGCACGCCCAGCTCGCTGATAAACCAGCGCATAGCTTCGGCGGAAGAAGTCGCCCGGTATTGCGGATCATGCCCACCATTCAGAATCAGCAATGGCGCCTTACCCGCCTGATACAACCGCGCACCATGCCATTCCCGGTCCGAGGCTGCGCCAAGGTTCGGGTAGGGCTCTCCGTAACTCAACGGCGACGTACCCCCGCCCAGCACCACAATTGCACCGGCCTCCGGCATGGCACTGGCATTCACCGCCGGGTGCTGATTTTCCAGATAACCTCGTATGGAATGGCTGGCCACTGGTAAGGACCAGGCCCACAGCCACGCCAGAGATAACACGCCCAGACCCAAGGCCAACCGATTCCTCCCCGCAAAGCCCAGAATCAGAGCCAGTAGCCCGCCGAATAATGCGGAGCCCAATGGGGAGATGAGTGCGATAGCGAGCTTAGAAATGATGAACATTTAGGTTACGTGACTATGTTTGGTAGGCGTCCAGGAAACCGCGGGCTCGCCAGTGGCAAGTCTACACTTTTATCTGTTCCACGCAGATCTGCGGTTTCCATGACTGAAAAATGCTATCAGTCTTTACCTGGCACTCTGTCGCCAGCGCCCTTACCAGTCATCGGCATTAAGATATACTTGAAGTAAGCCCCAACTGTCAGACTCTCCAACATCTTCTGGTCCGTCTCTGCCAACAACTTTGGCGTCGACATATCAATATCGTTCACCTGCGCCAGCCCAGTGACTCCCGGCCGAGCAGCCAACACACCCCGTTGCTCATGTCGTAGGTTTTTGATGCTACTGACTCCAAGGTATCCCTTAGTGTCGATTCACTGTTATATCAGACTATGGCTATCGAAATTTTTTGATATTCGAATCTAGGCGCGCCCATACTGATCCTTTAGCCTCACAATATCGTCCTCTCCAAGATAAGATCCGGACTGAACTTCAATCAGTTCCAATGGAATGACACCTGGGTTCTCCAGACAATGCACTTGCCCGACCGGAATATAGGTAGACTGATTCTCCGTCACCAGAAACTCCTTCTCCCCAACGGTCACTTTTGCGGTACCACTTACAACAATCCAATGTTCCGCACGATGGTGGTGCATCTGTACCGAAAGTTTGGCTCCGGGCTTAACCGTTATCCGCTTGACCTGATACCGCTTACCGTTGTCAATCGAGTCATACACACCCCAAGGTCGATATACCTCACGATGGTTCATATGCTCATGACGGCCATCGTTTTTGATGGCTTCAACGATCTTTTTGACATCCTGAACACTGTCTTTGTGGGCAACCAACACTGCATCTTTGGTTTCCACAACAATTAGGTCTTCCACACCCACAGTAGCAACCAGTTTATGTTCGGCATGAATCAGGCTGTTACGGGTATTAATGGCCAGTGAATCCCCTTTGCAAACATTGCCCTCAGAGTCCTTTTTGCCAATCTCCCACAAGGCTGACCAGGAACCAATGTCATTCCAACCCGCGTCGAGTGGAATCACTGCCGCATCAGACGTTTTTTCCATTACGGCATAATCAATCGACTCTTCGGGGCATTCAGCAAAAGTTGCGTCGTCTACCCGCACAAAATTCATGTCCTGGCTGCCACCCTCGAATGCCCGGGTACAGGCGTTCAAAATATCCGGACGAAATTCACGCAGCGCCTCAAGATAAACACTCGCCTTGAACATAAACATGCCGCTGTTCCAGTAGTAGTCTCCTGAATCCAGATAACTTTGTGCTGTACCCGAATCAGGTTTTTCCACGAACCGCGCTACGTCAAAACCCTGCCGCAGCA
Above is a genomic segment from Marinobacter panjinensis containing:
- a CDS encoding YdcF family protein → MFIISKLAIALISPLGSALFGGLLALILGFAGRNRLALGLGVLSLAWLWAWSLPVASHSIRGYLENQHPAVNASAMPEAGAIVVLGGGTSPLSYGEPYPNLGAASDREWHGARLYQAGKAPLLILNGGHDPQYRATSSAEAMRWFISELGVPDSAMLLEERSRNTTQNAGFTADILASRGINRILLVTSALHMSRSKALFEAQGLEVIPAATDHEIRDLPAWRYWLPNTDALDGSSRAIKEIVGRLVGR
- a CDS encoding mannose-1-phosphate guanylyltransferase/mannose-6-phosphate isomerase yields the protein MFLPIIMAGGTGSRLWPLSRQLNPKQFLKLCGDSTLLQQTLSRLDGLEIAAPAIICNEAHRFMVAEQLRQLSVIDASILLEPVGRNTAPAIALAALNATLNGEDPVLLVLAADHFIADDKAFQEAVQAAEVLASKNKLVTFGIVPTHAETGYGYIQRGASLLRQGFDVARFVEKPDSGTAQSYLDSGDYYWNSGMFMFKASVYLEALREFRPDILNACTRAFEGGSQDMNFVRVDDATFAECPEESIDYAVMEKTSDAAVIPLDAGWNDIGSWSALWEIGKKDSEGNVCKGDSLAINTRNSLIHAEHKLVATVGVEDLIVVETKDAVLVAHKDSVQDVKKIVEAIKNDGRHEHMNHREVYRPWGVYDSIDNGKRYQVKRITVKPGAKLSVQMHHHRAEHWIVVSGTAKVTVGEKEFLVTENQSTYIPVGQVHCLENPGVIPLELIEVQSGSYLGEDDIVRLKDQYGRA